A stretch of the Dechloromonas sp. TW-R-39-2 genome encodes the following:
- the ccmE gene encoding cytochrome c maturation protein CcmE yields MKSRHKKLALIGGALAIIGIIAALVLNALNSNIALYISPTDVAAGKAPQGKVFRIGGLVKEGSIKRQADGVTIAFIMTDTEKDITVNYKGILPDLFKEGKGAVAQGKMTAEGIFVANEVLAKHDENYMPPEAAKAVNDAGNRAADKKAAETTGAPAKTGTGY; encoded by the coding sequence ATGAAATCCCGTCACAAGAAACTCGCCCTGATCGGCGGCGCCCTGGCCATCATCGGCATCATCGCCGCACTGGTCCTGAACGCGCTGAACAGCAATATCGCGCTCTACATTTCGCCGACCGATGTGGCCGCCGGCAAGGCACCGCAGGGCAAGGTTTTCCGCATCGGCGGGCTGGTCAAGGAAGGTAGCATCAAGCGCCAGGCCGATGGTGTGACAATCGCCTTCATCATGACCGACACTGAAAAGGACATCACGGTGAACTACAAGGGCATCCTTCCCGACCTGTTCAAGGAGGGCAAAGGTGCTGTCGCCCAGGGCAAGATGACCGCCGAAGGCATCTTCGTAGCCAATGAAGTGCTGGCCAAGCACGATGAAAACTACATGCCGCCGGAAGCCGCCAAGGCAGTCAATGACGCAGGCAACCGCGCAGCCGACAAAAAAGCGGCCGAAACAACCGGTGCACCGGCAAAAACAGGAACGGGTTACTGA